From Vigna angularis cultivar LongXiaoDou No.4 chromosome 11, ASM1680809v1, whole genome shotgun sequence:
TACAAATCTttgtaatttgtaaaaaataaaatatcaaagtaTATGCATTTCATATCTTAAGAATATACTAAATTTATGATACAAAACACAGGAAGAttagtagaaaaaaatattataagaggatttaaaaaaatattagtacaCCATACAAACTATAATGTTGAACAACACAAAATTATTCCTTTTCCCATGTGAGAAGAGAATGAAAATACAATACTGTTATGTGGAAGCTATGCAATGGTGATGACAACAAAATGTTATATGGTGATGTTAATTTATGGACACTATAGGAGTAGGCAGTTAAACCGCCATTTCCATTTCACAGAGAATATGACGCCTATCCATTCTTTTCCAAAATCACATTGATTTTCATATAGTTTTGATTTGCcaattttctatatataaatgttgattttttcCTAATTCTGGTTGTATTGCTATCTTCTACCTTTTCTTCCACAATTTCCTCTCAAGATACCCTAGTGTTTTTGATGATGGGTGGTGCTCCAATCAACAACCAGCTCATTTTCAACACCCTCATGTCATTTCCTGTCTAAACCAACCACCTTCACCTTTTCCCCCaatcatttttctctcttcttcttcaaagGGTTAAAACTGTTAGATTCATTTTTCAATGCATCTGAAACTTTGTTGCTCATGTTGTAGCTCTTAGGTAACCAGAGGGAGTTATCAGCATTCATGCCATTTCTGACTTTCAGGTTTTATTTCCCCCAAATCTCTTTTCTCATGGATAATCAATCTTCAATGTATGTGCCATAATTGTTTGTTCATGTGCCTCTGTGATTAGTattaataatgatgatgatttgGTTTCTCAtcactaaaaaatataatagttattattattattattcttgcTTTCTGACTTTGAGAATGGTCACCATGTCCTATGATCTGCATCACATTTCATTACGTGGATGCCATGAATTTAGTTTTTCGTTCTTTATTCTTTTGACGTTTCTATCATGGCATCGTGCATGTTCAACAACTTCCCTATTAACTTATATGTATATTCTCTCACAAACACAATTATTTGAGTGGTTACATAGTTTCAGAATCAAGGTAGTGGCAGGAATTGAGtacttttagtttcttaaatTATGGAAAGACCAACAACTAGTTTCTTATATTAGGTGgagttttgtttgaatttttatacCATTTAGATTTGTTTCAACAGTCCATGTTACATCTCTGTATAACTGATTTGCATGAGTTTtcttatttctctctctcttttcagGAGTTCTTCCTCTTGAAGGGTTATTATTGTGTTGCCTTTTGATAAGATCAAATCCAGTCAAGATGCCTGATTTACCACCTGAGGTAAGAGTTTCATCTCTATGCATCCCCATAATTGACCACAAAATGCAATCAGTGCATTCAAGGTTTTAAAAATGGTATTGGCCACAACATTTCTATACTTCTTCACAAAAGTCCTTTTTTTGAGTATTTTTATGGCAATTGTCATCACagcttttttaaatttatgcaGTGGGTATGCACTAACATATGTGAAAACTTCAAGGGAGTAAAatgtaagaagaaaaaagaaagtaattttaaaaacaaaattaacttaagcataaaataaaaaataaaaatttaaagacaCGATAACTTCTATAAATCAATGTATGCACAAATTGATTTTAACCaacagttttgtttttttctatttttctctccgGAAAAGTCTCATgtgaaatataatttcaaagCACAAAATGAATCTTTGACCCAATTTATAACCTTGGATGCATCCActtttggagaaaaaaaagagcCTGACAAAACTGAGTGAGAATTAACCAAAACTTCTGGTTCATTCATAAACACAGATGAGACACAATGTGTCAGAAGAGGCACACCCTAGTGTTCATAGCAGTTGTGCAAAGTCAGGAAAGAACTCACCAAGTCATCCCAATAATGTGAACCAAGCAGAAAAAGAGACCTTCAGAGCAGCAAATGTCCACACTTCAGGAAGGGAAACTGGACAATTGGACCAAGTTTCAAAATCTGATAATGCAAAGTTGGAAGGTAAATCAAGACCCCAGAGGCTAATTCCACCAAACAGGAATATCTCTGACTTCAGCCCTCAACAACACCAAAGTCCAAGCACAACAAAAAAGCCTGGTCAAAACCCTGATCATCATCATTCAAAGACAGTGTCTGTGTCAACCCCACATGGAAAGACCTCGCATCATGGGAGTACTGGTTCTCGCAGTAACAGCTTAGAGAGCACAAGTGCACCCATTAGGCCACATACTGGGGGTGATGTGAGGTGGGAAGCTATCAACATGATTTCAAAGTGCGGCCCTCTCAATCTCAGCCACTTCAGGCTTCTCAAGCGCATTGGTTATGGAGACATTGGGAGTGTGTACCTTGTGGATCTCAAAGGGACCAAGACCTACTTTGCCATGAAAGTAATGGACAAGGCAGCACTCATAAGCAGAAATAAGCTTCTGAGGGCACAGACAGAAAGGGAGATTCTTGGACTCCTTGACCACCCCTTTCTCCCAACTTTGTATTCTTACTTTGAAACTGAGAAGTTTTACTGTCTAGTGATGGAGTTTTGTAGTGGAGGTGATCTTCATACTCTTCGACAGAAGCAACCTAACAAGTGCTTCTCTGAAGAAGCTGCCAGGTTAGTTAAACCTCACCGTCTTCTAATCATAATTCATATTGAAAACCTTGTATGCAATTGATAAACAGTATTGCAATATCTTGTACAAGTTTCTTCTTGACAgttttagaagaaaagaaatggaAATCAATTTTGAAGTATCTCATTAATgagttaattaataaaaactccTGTAATTACtcttgatttttataaaaactcttgagcataaattaatttattttataaaaaagattttttctttttatttcattacCTTATCCAAGGCTGGGCACTCATTAGTATTTCATGTTTATATCATTTTGCCATCAGCAGGGACTTGTGTTAACCATCTGATTTCAGTTTGTAGATCAACTTCAGTACTTATATGCTTAAAAATCTTGTGATAGGTTTTATGCCTCAGAGGTTTTGCTAGCTCTGGAGTACCTGCACATGCTTGGCATTGTATACAGAGACTTAAAACCAGAAAATCTTCTAGTGAGAGATGAGGGGCACATCATGCTCTCAGATTTTGACTTATCCCTTCGCTGCTCCGTCAGTCCTACACTAGTCAAATCTTCATCTGCCCATGCAAGCAACAATAGTGGTGGCAACAGTGACTCCAGTGGCGTACTAAGTGATGACCAAGCAAGCACAACTCAAGCATCTAGTTTTTTTCCGCGCATTTTACCTTCAAAGAAGAACCGCAAGGCAAAGTCGGATTTTGGCCTATTGGTTGGTGGAGCACGCCTTCCTGAACTGATGGCAGAACCTACCAATGTGAGATCAATGTCATTTGTAGGAACACATGAGTATCTTGCTCCTGAGATTATCAAAGGAGAGGGTCATGGTAGTGCAGTAGATTGGTGGACTTTTGGAATCTTCTTGTATGAGCTGTTGCATGGATCAACCCCTTTCAAGGGTGCAGGGTATAAAGCCACACTTTTTAATGTTGTTGGACAACCACTTAGGTTCCCAGAAACTCCTCAGGTCAGTTCAGTGGCTCGTGACCTTATTAGGGGATTGCTTGTGAAAGAGCCTCAGAAGAGAATTGCATATAAAAGAGGAGCTACGGAGATAAAACAGCACCCATTTTTTGAGGGAATGAACTGGGCTCTAGTCAGAAGTGCCACACCTCCCCACATACCAGATGCTATAGACTTCACCAAGTATGCCAGCAAAGACACACCACCCCCGGTGGACAAGAAGATGGCAGATATTGCTAATGATAAACACAACCATAATGCTAGTGATTCTTACGTAGATTTTGAGTATTTTTAGCAGTAAAAGTTTTATATGGATATAACACACTTCTTTGACAAGAATATACTGTACAAAGTGTCACCTCTCTTCCCCAAGAAAATTGAAGACTTCTATAAGAAACATACAATGTAAACAAACATGTAAATTTGTTCAAAAACATTCTTTTCCCCCCATTTTCTTGAAAATGTCTTTAATATTGTTGTAAGGACTTCCAGAGTAGCACTGCTTGCAAAATTCAGTGTTCAGAATATGTTTTGACAATGACAAGATGTTTATGGTACACGAGATGAGTTCTTCAAATATAGAGTTCTGTTGGCTCAAGCAAAATGTAAGTTTGGTGATCTCAGATTTGGAGTATTTTTAGTACAAGTCATATATTTGGTTAAAAACACAGTTTGACAGGAATACACTCTACAAATTGTCACCTCCACCTTCTTTCCCTACAGAAAATTGAAGACATTTCTGAGAAATATACATTGTAAAACACAAGGCATGTAAATTCGTTCAAGAAAGTTATTTTTCccttattgtttttttttattttcttcaatattGTCATAAGGTATTTCAAAGTAGCACTACTGTTTACAAAATTCAGTTTTCAGAATGTTATATACTCTAAAATGTTTAACTGAGAAGCAATGGAATTCCCTCcttcaagaaagaaaaagaaaaattaaggaAATGGAGAACATATAATGGATACATTCATCTTGAACTTTACATCTTCGATTGTGAAGATAATCTTGTTCGCAGCTCCTCAGCTACAGCATCAATGAACTCTTCAGTATTCAAATAATGGGATCTAGAAACCCTACACATTAGATAAAAGACAAAGTTTTAATCTGTtaagcattaaaagaaaaaatttgaaagacCAATTCGAGTGCCAGAAATTACTTAGGTCCATGAACAAGAAGCGCAAGATCCTTTGTCATCTTTCCCAATTCAACAGTTCCAATGCAAGCTGCTTCCAGTTTCTCCGTAAACTCCAACAGTCTAGCATTTCCATCCAACTTTGCCCTGTAAAAGTCATCGTGCATTTGAATAAGCTtaggaaaaacatattttttcctattttttctatatatatggATAAGCTTTTAATAGAAAGTGCTCATGCTATCTTCATGTAGTACTCTGTTTTTTCCTTTCAAGAAGATACAACGTATACTAGTAAAATTAAGTTTAGATACACTACTCTCACATATCCGTCAAGACAATATTTGTGCAGATAGACTCACCCCTCATGGTTCCAAGATTCAAGGACTAATTTGGTGTGTCTTTTATCCGGGAAAACTTTTCCCGGAATAGGTTGAGTCTTCCATCCTATAGGTTCTCTTGACTTTTGTCCTTGGGTTTGGTTTTTAACCCCAAGTTTTGTacttatcttttattattaatgccAGTTTGTGTTGCATGTGATTGTTAGAGACTCTGGTGTCAACCTAGATAGGATGCCTCACACGTTACCTGTTAGGGGCTGGCGAGTTTACGAGAGAAGAAGATataggagagagagagaaggggtCCGTACGGTAGAGGACagtggccgaacggttgaaagGGGGGAGCACGAGGGCCGAACGGTTGAAAGTGGGGAGCACGATGACCGAACGGTGGAAAGGGGGGAGCACGATGACCGAACGATAGGgggaagagaaaaagagggTTGAGCGAGTGGAGCGATGACGAGCGTCCTAAGCGAGTGGAAGCAACAACGAGCGCTCTAACTGACAACAGTAGGATAGGCGGGAATCTCAAAGGACGTACCTCAGGATATTATAGAagtaaatatagtaaataaggatAGAAATATTCTTaccagataattataataaataggcataattactattattcttTACCTTTTTGGGAAGGAGTAATTAGTATTAATAAAGGAGGAACCTAGGGTTTAGGCAGTTTTTTGATTAAGGAGTTTTGTAAGAGAGGTTAGGCTCTCAGGTAACTGACGGAGACCCTGCTCCCAGTTATTGGTTGTTTATTGTGATACCAATATTTCCAGTTAATAAAGAGTTTTATTCATTCAAATACCATTGTTTATTGCCTTTGGGAGTTTGAAAGGGTGTGAGTGGCAAGTTCTCGTACTCAAGtacgtaacaattggtccgacctgccggatcctaATAGAGACGAGTGAAAGACATCATGGAGGGAAGAGTGAATGTTGTCGAAGGAAGATTGGAGGTCATAGAAATCTCCATGGGAGGACTGGAGGCAGCAGTCCAGGAACTGGTGAAGGTGATGGGAGAGCGAGGTCGACGACATGAGGGAAATCCTGATGGAAGTCAGGGGTCTGTTAACGGGAGAAGGAATGAGGAGGACGAGAGAGATGGCAGCGGGCTAGAGGGTGGACACCGAGAGGAGCAACCGTATTGGAGGAGAAGGGTAGACTTACCCATCTTCGAAGGCAGCGATCCTTTGAATTGGATCTATAGAGCGGACAAATTCTTTGAATTGCAAGGAGTGCCGGAGGAAGAAAAGCTGAGCCTAGCCTACATCAGCATGGAGGGAATCGTGGGACACTGGTTCAGGTTTTGGAGGGAGAAGACCAGGAACCGCTCGTGGACCGGATTAAAGAAGTCGTTGGTGATCTGTTTCGGAGGCAGAAGCCGGGGAACGGTCTTCAAGAGACTGGCGGCCTGTAAACAATCAGGGACCGTGGAAGAATACATCCAAGAATTCGAAGCGTTGGTCGGCCAAGCAGAAAAAATACCTGATGCACAGCTGATGGGATACTTCATGGCAGGATTGCAGGAGGGGATCCGTAATCAACTCAGATTGCTTGACCCGAGGGAATTGATG
This genomic window contains:
- the LOC108332539 gene encoding serine/threonine-protein kinase RHS3, with translation MPDLPPEMRHNVSEEAHPSVHSSCAKSGKNSPSHPNNVNQAEKETFRAANVHTSGRETGQLDQVSKSDNAKLEGKSRPQRLIPPNRNISDFSPQQHQSPSTTKKPGQNPDHHHSKTVSVSTPHGKTSHHGSTGSRSNSLESTSAPIRPHTGGDVRWEAINMISKCGPLNLSHFRLLKRIGYGDIGSVYLVDLKGTKTYFAMKVMDKAALISRNKLLRAQTEREILGLLDHPFLPTLYSYFETEKFYCLVMEFCSGGDLHTLRQKQPNKCFSEEAARFYASEVLLALEYLHMLGIVYRDLKPENLLVRDEGHIMLSDFDLSLRCSVSPTLVKSSSAHASNNSGGNSDSSGVLSDDQASTTQASSFFPRILPSKKNRKAKSDFGLLVGGARLPELMAEPTNVRSMSFVGTHEYLAPEIIKGEGHGSAVDWWTFGIFLYELLHGSTPFKGAGYKATLFNVVGQPLRFPETPQVSSVARDLIRGLLVKEPQKRIAYKRGATEIKQHPFFEGMNWALVRSATPPHIPDAIDFTKYASKDTPPPVDKKMADIANDKHNHNASDSYVDFEYF